The following coding sequences lie in one Phycicoccus duodecadis genomic window:
- a CDS encoding alpha/beta hydrolase: MTLLDDARAWMMQKSAPLTVRYGEPLRFAGRDLPAPERLRVPTRHGDVRVDLYRPPRAGTAPPVVVHFHGGAFVMRYPQMDDFWCRYLAATAGVAVANVDWSVAPQVRYPVGQEEGHDVAAALAAHGTEYGVDGSRLVVSGFSAGGQVAASVCLQARDRASFTPVLQVLGVPALDLASEVPEGAGMIDPALRRMVRRVYFPDVERRREPYASPLLADDLSGLPPTIVMTGERDALRPDGDTYARRLREAGLEVVHDVTPGADHYFLTDDPVRARTTMAMVATRVRAACGLTTDA; the protein is encoded by the coding sequence ATGACCCTGCTCGACGACGCCCGTGCCTGGATGATGCAGAAGTCGGCGCCCCTCACCGTCCGGTACGGGGAGCCCCTGCGCTTCGCCGGCCGCGACCTGCCCGCCCCCGAGCGGCTGCGCGTCCCGACCCGGCACGGCGACGTCCGGGTGGACCTGTACCGGCCGCCGCGGGCCGGCACCGCGCCACCGGTCGTCGTGCACTTCCACGGCGGCGCCTTCGTGATGCGCTACCCCCAGATGGACGACTTCTGGTGCCGCTACCTCGCCGCCACCGCCGGGGTCGCCGTCGCCAACGTCGACTGGTCGGTGGCCCCGCAGGTGCGCTACCCCGTGGGGCAGGAGGAGGGGCACGACGTCGCCGCCGCCCTGGCCGCCCACGGCACCGAGTACGGCGTAGACGGCTCGCGGCTGGTGGTCTCGGGCTTCAGCGCCGGCGGCCAGGTCGCGGCCTCGGTGTGCCTCCAGGCCCGCGACCGCGCGTCCTTCACCCCGGTGCTGCAGGTGCTCGGTGTCCCCGCCCTCGACCTCGCCTCCGAGGTGCCCGAGGGCGCCGGGATGATCGACCCCGCCCTGCGCCGGATGGTGCGCCGGGTGTACTTCCCCGATGTCGAGCGGCGCCGGGAGCCTTACGCCTCACCGCTGTTGGCCGACGACCTCTCGGGCCTGCCGCCGACCATCGTGATGACCGGTGAACGCGACGCCCTGCGCCCGGACGGCGACACCTACGCGCGGCGGCTGCGCGAGGCCGGTCTCGAGGTCGTGCACGACGTCACGCCGGGTGCCGACCACTACTTCCTCACCGACGACCCGGTGCGGGCCCGCACGACGATGGCGATGGTGGCCACGCGCGTCCGGGCCGCCTGCGGCCTGACGACCGACGCCTGA